The DNA window CCCAATACCTCACACATCCCAGTCTTTGTGTACCCCAATACCTGGTGcaccctgctccctgtgcaccCCAATACATCACAAACCCCACCCTCTGTACACCCCAACATACATCACACATCCCAATGCACTCTGCACCCCACTCCCAGTACAGACCCCAGATTCCTGTGTACCCCAGTCCTGGTGCCCCGGTACACCCAGTTCATCGTGCGCCCCATTCCTGCTCCCATCCTGCACCACAGACCCTGCTCCTGTGTACCCCAACATTCCGCACCCCCTTTTCCCTGTGTACCCCGATACATCGCACACCCCTGTTCCTGCAGGCCCTAACTCTGCACCCCACATCCCCCTGCACCCCGATAATGCGGCACACCCCAGATCTTGTTcattcctgctcctgtgcaCGCCCCATACAACGAGCACCCAAATTCCCGGGCACCCCAACATCTGTACCCTCTCACCTGTGTGTGCCCACATAACGTGCATCCCGCTCTTTCTGCGCCCCAAAACACCACACACCCTGCTCTCTCTGCACGCTGCTGCACGCCAAAATTCTGTGCACCCCGGTCTCTTTTCACCCCAAAACACCACGCACCCCACCCTCTTTATACCCCGCTGTTTTTGCACCCCAAAACACCGCACACCCCACTCTATAACCCGGTCTCTCTGCACCCCAAAATTCTGTACATCCCGCTCTCTCTGACCCTAAAACACCACGCACCCCGCTTTCTGTGCACCCCGGTCCTTCTGCATACCCAGTTACACCCCGCACCATGGTCACCACACATCCCAGTCTCTGCATCCTCTCACCTGTGCGCCCCAAAACACCGCACACCCTGGGCGTTGTGCACCCCGGTCTCCCTGCACACCCCGTTCCACCCCGCACCGTGGTCCCCGCACACCCCAACCTCTGCATCCTCTCACCTGCGTACCCCGAAACACCGCAGTCCCCGCGCACCCCGATCCCCCCGCATCCCCATTCCCACACCGTTACCAGGTGCATCCCACCCACGGCGGGGGCGGCCCGGCCCCTCCCGCCGGGATgggggcggctcccgggggCGCGCATGTCCGGCCCCGCCCGTTAAAttccgccgggccgggccgggccgggaccACCGGCCCTGGACCTGCTGCTCTAGCTATGGCCACTGACGCCGAGCCcgggcgccgccgccgctgctgctgcgCGCAGGACACGCCCGGTGAGCTGGGATGGGGGGCCGGTCTCCGGGGCCGGGTGGGCACCAGTGGGATTCCCCCCATCCCTGAACACCCCCGGGTCCCATCCTTCCCGACCCACACACCGGGAACCGAGCGGAATTTCCTCGCCTTGACAGGGCACTGGTGGGTTCCTCCCTCCTGAGCTTCCCCTGGGAGCCCTGTGTCCCCctctgtggggtttggggaccAAGGTGACACCCTAGCAGAGCAGCACTCGGCTGTCCTGCGGTACTGAGCCCGGGCAGGGAATAGGAATATGGCCCCAGTGTGACTCCGACAGCTCCCACAGATGCTCCCAAGGTCCTGGATTCCTGCGGTGACAGTGACGGCCCCCACCGCGGCTCCCTCTGTGACCGGCACTGCGCTGCTATCAACAACGTGCAGGGGGACTTGGGCGACCTGGGCTGTCACCTACAccgtccccatgtccccccaggTAGGCTGGCTGTGGGATGGGCTGGATATGGTGCCCTGGGGGTCCCCACACCCACTGTGACCCTGTGTGTCATCCACAGCCACATCcaccccatcctgctgccagcagcacttgGAGGAGGCATGTGAGAGCTGTGTGGTGAAAACCACCCTGACGGCCGAGAATGCTGTGGAGGCCAACAAACTCTCCAACAACTACAAGGTGGGTGGGGATACCCATGGGTGCTCCTGGAGGGCTATaatgggttttaattttcttcactcatccccaaaaaaaacaacctgaagTTTGGCTTCAAGAAATGGAAGGGCCACGTGACGGCGCGGCCCTGGGAGGACCGATCCGAGATTGTCAAGGAGCTCTACTCTGACCTCAATGTCATACGAGGCTGTGGAGGTGGGTGGCCTTGGAGACAACCCTGGGTGGCGGCAGCATGGATTTGGGTGGCTACAGGTGACAATAGTCCCAGCTGGTGCCTTCCTTCCCACAGGGTCCACACTGACATACGGGAATGTCCTTTACCTGCTGCTCTTTGGCTGGTGGCTCTCGCTCCTTTATGTCCTCGTGGCTGCCGTGATGTTTGTCACTGTCATGGGGGCTCCTTATGGTGAGTTCCAAATTTGGGACCCCCGTGTGAGGGATGGATGAGCTCAGAACTGCACCGATGGGTGTTGGGGTCTCTTGAGTCCCTTCTCCATGGAATTTCCCTCTAGCTGGAAGGGACACTGATGGTCGTGTCCCCACAGGGTGGCTCTGCTGGGACCTGGCTGGGTATTTTCTCTGGCCTTTTGGCAAAGTGATCCAGAAAGTTGAGGTAAGGGTGCCTTGGGAATCCCCTGGAGGGGTCTTGGGGTGCTCTATGCACACCCTGATGTTCCCTCCTTTCCTCAGGTCCCCAAATCCTATCAGACATCTGAAGCTGGGACAGGggagagctcagccctgctcgGGGGTCCCACACCGTGCCGCTGGCGCCCACGGtgctggctgggcactggaTACTGGGTGAGCCCCATGCTGGACCCAGTGACAGCACCCTGGAGGCCCCAGTGTGGTGGGGAAGGTGCCCATGggcatcttccctcccctggggtCAGTGTTTTGGGGGTCAGTCCCTGAAGGTGACCTCCAATTAACAGCACCATGCCAGCACTGCAGTGTGGCTGTGCCTGGGCTACCCAGTGCTGGTGCTCGCCCACGGGCTCGTGTGCGTCACCGCGTGGCTCCTCATTGTCCTCATCCCTGTGGCCAAGCTGAGCGCCCGCACCACCTCCcgtgtcctgctgctgcccccgGAGCGGGTGCTCATCCGGCGCCTGAGGATGGTGGGTGACTCTGGGCAGGGTGAGGGTCCCACACCCTGCTCCAGGGGGTGGTTTGGGCTGGAGGATGACTCTCTTGTCCCTCTGCAGACAGAGGTGCCTCTGGAGGGAGAGGTGATTCTCTGCTGCTACTGCGCTGCCAACCCCTACTACTACAAATACGCTGTGGACGGCATCAACGTCTTTGCCGTCAGTATCCttttgggagctggagagggatggatggggagTGACCTCAAATCCATCCCCTCTCTATTTTGTCCTTAACTGGCCACCCCAGACCTGCTGCCACTGGTGCTGGTGACGCTGGTGCTGGGCTATGTGGACAGCCCCAACCACCTGACCGGCTCCGCCGTCAAGTTCACCTTGGCCCTGCTCTCCATCATGCCCCTCTCCTACTACATCGGCATGGCCATTGCCAGGTGAGTGCTGCTGGGGGACACTTGGGGCAAAGTGGGGACACCCTGCTGACACCGCTTTCCTCCTCTCCAGCATCTCAGCCCAGAGCAACTTTGCGGTGGGGGCGGTGGTGAACGCGACGTTCGGCTCTATCACCGAGCTCACCTTCTACATCACCGCGCTCATCAAGGGCTCGCGGGAGGGTAACCGCTGCTACGCCGAGGTGGTCAAGTCAGCCTTGACAGGGACGCTGGTGGGCTGTGTCCTCTTTGTGCCGGTGAGATGGGTGGCACTGAGAGCTGGGAGGGTGCTGTGAGCAAAGCATTGATgggagatttttattttggcGGGGGTTTTCTCCATCCCCAAGGGTCTGTGCATGGTGATCGGGGGCATCCGGCACCAGGAGCAGCGGTTCAACAGCCGCTCTGCTGGCgtcagctcagccctgctcttcCTCTCTGTGGGAGGTGAGTTGGGGGACAAGGGTGTCCCCaggtttgggggggtcccaCCAGGGTGGGTGCGTGCTCCGTGTCCTGTCCTTGCAGGTGTCTTTGCCCCAACGCTCTTCTCCAAGGTGTATGGGAAGCTGGTGTGTGGCGAGTGCCACAATGTCACCCAGAACCCGCTGGGCCACTACCTGTGCCACAACTGTCACTTTGACCTGGTGAGTGGGGCCCAGGCACCCCCAGGGGAAACCTGGGGTCAGGGATGCTCTGAGCCCCCCTGGCTCTCGtgctgggtggtggcagcgGGGTTGTCCCCTGTATCCCTGTTGACAGGTGCTCTCTCTGCAGATGGACGACAACGGCACCCTCTACTACAGCCACGTCCAGTGAGTGTCTGTTGTGGTGGGGACACAGCTGTCCCCACACTGGGGTGACACCTTCTGCCTTGGTCATGTTCCCGCATGCCTCCCAGTGCCCTTCTCCATCCCGATGATCCAGTGCCTCATTTCCTCCATCCCCGGGGGAAGCCCCCTGGGGTCTCCGTGCCAGACCCTGGTGGCACTGACAGGGTCACCTGTCTCCCACAGACCTCTGGTGTACACAGTGTccatcctgctccctgctgcctaCCTCATCGGGCTCTTCTTCACCCTCAAAACCCACACACACATCTACGACATCCATATCAGCGACTGTCACAGtgagtgtccccaaatgtcctggctgcagggctggctcttGTCACTGGCTCTGGAGTGTCCCACACATCTCTCTCTCCTCAGTGCCTGGCCACCACCACAGTGCCGTGGTCCACTGGTCCCGCTGGCGGGCCCTGGTCATCCTCCTGCTCTCCACCCTCTGCATGTCGGCCTGTGCTGACCTGGCCACAGAGCACATCAGCCCCATCCTCACCAACTCCACCATCTCACAGGTGAGCTGGCTCTGGGTGTCCCTAAGGACCAAGACGTGCCTTCCAGGTATGGGgacctgccctggctgcagttGGAACCCcaaaagcagggagggaaaTGATGCTGAGATGCTCTGCACAGTTGGCCAGGCCTAAGCTGATGTCACCTCTTCCCTGCAGTACTTTGTTGGCGTCACAGTGCTGGCAATGGTGCCTGAGCTGCCAGAGATTGTCAATGGCATCCAGTTTGCACTGCAGAACAATCTGAGCTTGAGGTGAGATGGCTCCAAGTTTTGGGGTGGTTCCAGTGCCCTGTCCCAGTCTCGTCACTGTGCCATGGTGCCCATGATGGGCTGCCCAGCCACTGGTGGGTCACATTCTGTGTCAGCTTGTCCTCGAGGAGACTTAAGTCACCCAAAAAATGGTGTCAGAACTGTGATGGGCTCTGTAATTTGGGATTTTCTCACCCAGAGACCTGGTACTTGGCAGTCCCTAAGTTATCCTTCCTCCCCAGCATCGAGATTGGGAACTGCATCGCGGTGCAGGTCTGCATGCTCCAGATCCCCATCCTGGTGCTCTTCACCATCTTCTATGTGAGtagccccaggacagccctgggggaCCTCCTGCAGCGGAGCTGGGGACATTGTGTCTGTGGGACATAGAAAGGACACAGCTGTCCCTCCTAGTGTCTTCCCTTTGCTCACTGCAGGGGAAGTGGGGTCAGATGTCTCCTGCTGCTGTACCCCCTTTGGGGATGTGTGGCAGAGGGGGTTTAAGGGGTGACACAGAAGTCCCCAGACAGAGTCAGGGTGGGGTTGTCCTGGTTTGCCATAAACACCAAATCCTCTTCCTTGCAGCCAACCAACTTCACGCTTGTCTTCAGCGATCTCCATGTCTATGCCAGCATGTTCAGTGTGGTGCTCATGAACTACATCTTCATGGATGGCAAATGTGACTATTTCCAAGGTGACCACCTCCCACAAGGCGACTGTGGGACTTGGAGTATCCCTGTGTTCCCTGAGACGTGGGATGGGGGGCTTCTGGGTCCAACCCTGTGGTCATCTGCTTGTTGGGGCTCTCCCTGAGCAATCCTGGGGTCTTGGTTGATCATCTTGGAGCTGTCCCTCTAAAACAGCTCCAAGGGGGATCACTGCCATTTCCCCCTTTAAAAGGTTTTCAACTCCCTTTTAATGGACACTTTAGAGAACCATCAACGTCCTTTATAGGTGGCTCATCCAGACCACACCAGGTCTCTTAAACCCTTCTTGCTCCAGGGAGTAACTCCCTCTACTCCTCTCTGTCCACCCCAGGCACGGTGCTGGTGATGGTTTACTTCATCCTCCTGGCCGTCTATTTCTTCGCCCCCTCGCCCAGCGGCTGCTGAGGTTTAGATTCTCCGTCCTCCAAGCCCCTTGTTTGGATCAGCACCTTATCAAGACCTTTTCCAGTGTCTCAGGGACTTGGCCGGACTGGCTCCGGTCTGGAAGCgctgtttcctgcagctcctgcttctgctgggCTCCCCCCCGTGGGGCTCCAGCGAGGGGAAGGGTGGTGGTAATGGGACTGCTCCCAAAATGAGGAGCCTCAAAGCCAGAGCATCTCAaagaggcagctccagcccccaCTTGAGTGGCTGGAAGGAAAACTGTCCTTAGTGGAGGGTCTTGAAGGGGATTTTGGCATGTCTTAAGGACAGACCCCTCCCTGGGGATGTGCTGCACTGGGAGAAGGTGCCTGAGAAGTCCTTATCCTCCTCGGCCTTGGGAGGGGCCTGGGAATTGCACATGGGATGTCCGAAGGCACTAGAAATGCACCCAAAGgtattttcagctgttttgtcATTAAAGCAGTTTTGTACAAATCAGAAATGAGTTTGTTTCTCCTTAAATGAGCCTTGGTCACCAGCCTGGGTCCCTCAGTGGCCACCATTCCCTGTCCTCTGTTGCCTCACCCCAGGGACAAAGCCAGTGGGGATGGCTGTGGGCTCCAGCTTTCTCCATGACCCTCCCAAAGCTCCAGCTAATTTCCAGCCTGGTCTTGTCTGATTGTCCTTGGTCCTCCTGGCTTTGAGGTCTGTACCAGACTCCTGAGAGAAGTGTCAGGGATGCTCCTGATGTTGTCCCCACCCTGTCACACCCTATGGACATCCCCCTCCATGCAGGGAAATGCTGGTGGATGTAGTGAGAGGACAAAGCTGGGGCTTGGATTGATTtattatctttaaaaacaaaatccaaccCCAAAGCAAAACACTGACAGATCCATTAACACAGGCAAGGAGGCTCTGGtgcctcttccccctcccctgctcccttgGGATGTCCTTCAGCATAAAAAACAGGGAGTGCTGTTACGGGAATGTTGGACTCTGAAAGGGTAGACAGCCCTGAGTGAGGCAGGAAACAGcctgggaaggcagcagctcGTTAGGGATTAATGAAGCTGCTTTATTaagcctttttgttttcctagtGAGGCATCAGCATGGACCATCCTGCTGTCTGTCCTTAGTCTGGGACACTTGGGAGCTTTGCTGGGTGAgtagctggagctgctgctggcaagacagggaaggatggaaaagagaTGGGAGGGGAGAGCAGAAGCTGTGGAGAACCTGCTCAATGCCATCATCTTACTGAGATTAAACAAACCATCTCCTGGGATGAGGGATGTTTAGGAATTCTGTTCTGAGCTGCCTTTCCCTATTTCCTTCCATACTGTCCTCATCCCAGACAGCACTGTGGATGCTCTTACCCCtctccatcagctgctgcagatgCTGGATGCagatcctttccctctcccttaaGTTAAATTGCAGTTTAATAATATCTACCTTTAATAATACCTTATAATTAAAGCTTTTATCCACAGGCACTAGACCAGCAGCAATTAAAGCCCCtctcagcaggagctgtgagCTCAGTGCTTAAACCAAGTCAGTTTTTTAGGAAGAGCAGCCTCCAAAGATCTTGCGTCCCTCATGAGCAGCCAATGGAGGTTATGGAATACTAAAAACCCCTGGAAATCCATCAGTGGTTAGTGCTTGTATAGCTTTTATCAGCCAAAGTGAAGTCCTTGGACCTCTGTGGTTTCCTTGGTGAtgctttcccagctcctgtgggctgggggtggaggGATCCACAGGGATCGAGTCCAACTTCTGCCCAAGACACCCCAACACCCCCACCCTGGCtctgagagtgttgtccaaatgctcctggagctctggcagccttggggctgtgcccattccctggggagcctgttcagagCAGGACCATCCCCTCCcttgctgctgtccccagactTAGATGTTCCTTCTGGCTcaagggcactgctgactcagaCCCAGCTTCCCCTcacccaggacccccaggtcccttcccacagctgttccccatcctctcctttcccagcctgtcctggaTGCACTTTGCTGAAGTCCAAAGATTCCATCTCCTGCCTTTCCCGGATCATCCAGGTGGGTTGTGCTGTTGCAGCAAGAGATCAGGGTGGCCAAGAAGGACTTCCCtcctgaagctgtgctggctgtgatcGATGTCCATGTTGTCCACCAGAagtttttttcaatatttcccAGAGTAATCGTTTCCAGGATTTTACCAGGCACTGAAGTGAGACTGACACTGTGGTTTCCAATGCTGTCCCTTGAGAACTGGGACcagatttcagttttctgagaCTTCTCCAGAGTCCCAATACTGCTCCAAAATCATCGAGAGAGGCTTTGTGACAACCTCAGAGAAAGCTCCAGAGATTTCCAGAGTAAGGAAAACCTAAGGAACGTACTTGCTCAGAGATCCAGGTTTGGATGGCTCCAATATAATTTTGGGGATGAGGGGAGATGCTCTTTAAAGCAGGTGAGACaaaccagcacagggatggccaggctgctccaggacaAAGGTCCCACAAGGCAAAGATGGAAGTGTGGATATTCACCCTCAGAGTTGGGGATGGaagaaggagctggagaaatGGCCTGTAGGTCACTTCAAGACAggacaggagagcaggaaacccaccacagctgccagcaggcTCTGGATTCAGCAGCCAGGGAGGCCGGGAAAGGGTTAAAATGCACAATTCCTGCAAAGGTGCAAGGCAGGGGATGGAGACACCAGAGCTCCAAGCAGCTCCCACCAGTTCCTGTGGTCCATGCACCTGAGAAAACCTCAGCTGTGAGTACCAGACTTTGTTTTCTGAGCCTTGGGGAACAAAAAGCAGCAACTGCAGCAGGAGAAATAGGAAAATCTATTCTCAAGACCAGGGGAAGCTTAATTTTGGGACAATGGTTGGGTTTCCTAAATGGGGGGTGCAGTGACTCCAGCAGGTAGAACCTTTGGATTAACAACATGAAGACAATGCTATGGTTTATTTAAACATAAATgaaaccttttaaaaagaaactaaaacCCCAAAGTGTAACCTCTGCCTTTGATGAAGAGAAAAGCACTGGGAaaagctgatttaaaaaaataaaaggcacttAAAATGGGCTCCAACTGAAAAGGATTTTGCACAAACCTcgtgcctggagctgctcagagtTCAGTAGACACTTAAATAAATTCAGTGTGGTGAACACAAGAGGACCAGAGCCACCCCTTCCTGTCCTTACTGGGCAGACCTAATCCCTGTtgccagcaggagggagagatGTTCCCTCTCCCCTTTTTTCAATGCTGTATTTCCTGGGCTGAGCATTCCACAAAGCTTTAAATCACATCTCCCACCCTCAAGGGACCacaaaagaacaagaaaaaggcCAGTGTGGGAcaggggggaggaaaaaaaaccaaaagctggGAGATGCTGGGAGATGCTGAGAACCAGGGCTTGGTTGAGCAGGTTCAAAGAACTCCAAAATTTAAGGGTTTGCTGTAGCTTGGTCTGGGTGCAAAGTGAGCCAAAAAGGTTCCAAAAGCCTCAGGAAAaccttttccctccccagccccagtaAACTACACAGTAGTCCCTTAAGTGACAACTTTTTCCCAGTCTTCCAAGCAAACCTTTCAATATGAAAAGAGGAGAACACAGACactgcaccagggaagctgcaggGGCCAAGCTTTGCTCGCCAACCCGGGTGACGTCCCAGCCGTCTCCGGAAGCGCGGGGATGGGAACTTGCCCATGGAACACATGCAGGGCTGAAGGAACTGGGTGGGTTTGGAGAGGGGGAGCTCAGCTGGGTGGGAGGGATGGGTTATCCAAAGCCAAAGAACAGGTTGGCAGTTGTTCTGCATCAAACATTCCTCGTTGGATGCAAGGGTGGAAAGACCAAGGTGAAAGTGCCTGTGTGAACAGGCTGATGTTCAGTGACTCATTAAGCTCCCCAATTAATTTGCAAGCGTGTGCTGAGGACAGGTTGCTGGTTGGCTGCTTAGtctcagaaaatactttttgaTTAATGGTGTAACTTAGCtccataaataaaaaagggatttgtttgttgtttttttcaatgACTAAAAGTAATAATGTCTGGAAAGGCATTGATGTATTTGCTGAGTAAGGCCTTGAGCAGGTTCCTCCATGTTCTTAGCAAGACCATCCATGGAATCCATAAAtaggggggtgggagggggaatTCTTCAACGTGGTGAGTCTTGGACAGAAATGGGAGATGCTCTCATTTTAGTCGCTCAATGAGTCCCTGCGTCAGTCCAAGGCGCAAAAGATGGGATCTGGAGAGAGTTGCTAGGTGAGGGAAAGATTCCAGGAGCTTCTCCCAGCACAGTTCCAGCAGGCTGGGCACCACCAGCCACATTTTGAACAGGGAGCCAGTCCGTTTGTTTTCATGGATGTTGACCACCCCTCCGTGGACGTACATGCAGCCAGCCTATGTGGGGAGAGGGGGACAGGAGTTACAcagccaggaaaagcaggacTGGGCTGTCCTCATTGCCACCTCAcacccctgcagcagagcagtcaCTGCCTCTGCCACTTGCTCTGAGATCCTCTGAATCAAGGGAGGAATCACTGCTGGAGGGGCCATGTCTTATCCTAAACCACATCTCCACCACCTCGGAGTGCTTTGCTCTGAATTTTAGGTGACTTCCATCCCAAGAAATCCATTTTAGGAGTGTGGCAAACTTACAGAGCCATACTCGTGTTTCAGCTaacaataatgtatttttaaactacACCCACCTCACACAGACATCCTGCATTCCCTTGGCTCAGCACAACCCTGCTCCAGGGATGACAGGAACAGAGACAGATGGGAAAACCTCAGCTGCtgagtggctttttttttttttcccatatgcTGGCAAAGAAACGGCATTCCTGCTGTCCAGGCAGTCACTGAGCTGCCTAGGAAACACCTTCATCAGGCTTCTCAGGAAAAGTAGCATTTATAACATTCCCAAAACAAAGGAACACCAAGGAAAGTGATCTTTGCCCTTAGGTGATGAGCTGAAGGAGGTGAAGGCACAGCCCAAGGCATTTCTTGCTGCCTGTTAATTATCAATCCCAGGTTTCTAGCCTTTTACTCATGGCCAAAAGCTCTGGTAATAACCAACATTCCTTAGTGGTTTCCAAAGGGTTGGAAACAGCCTCATCCAGTCTTTCACCTCAGGCTGTTCTCAATAGGACAAAATCACTTTACTCAGGGagtatttgtgatttttttttttttttgccttttagaAGCAGGAACTGTTGTTCCCACATGGAGTTTAAAAGCTCAAATTCTGCATcatttctttcagaaagcaaaaccCATGGTGTGGCACCACTcttcaaacagcagcaggaggaacagCCTCCTAAAAAGCTGCTGCATCCAGTGGAGGTCACCTCCTTGGGAACATCAGCTCTATTTTCAGCCCACACCAAGGTCAGAGTGCTTCGATGAAGGATCCCAGCTCCAGAGGAACAAAAGGAATCACTTACTGGGGTGACAGCAGCACAGTGGAAGTACACAGGCTCTGGCATTGCAGCTGGGAGCTTGACCCACTGAAAAGTTTGGAGGTTCAGCTTCCAAACATCTCCCAGAATCACCTCCCCGTTGTAGCCTCCACACACGAACACATCTGCAAGAGAGGAGATGTGGGGACGTGccaggccctgccctgcccctgccaggaACCACAGGACACGCAGGGAGAGAGGTCAGGGATCACCTTCCCCACAGAGGCTTGGGATCAGCAATTGTTTTACCTCAACAAAGGCTCTCAGGATCTCCCACATCAGGCCCACCACAAAGCAGAGGCCACTCAAAGATTCCCAGACTGccttgggtgggaagggaccttaaagcccatccagttccaacccaatgggcagggacacctcccactgtcccaggccaCTCCAAGTCtcaatgtccagcctggccttggacattccagggatccaggggcagccacagctgctctggcaattccagcccagccaggaattcccaattcccaagatctcatccatccctgccctctggcagtgggaagccattccctgtgtcctgtccctccaggccttgtccccagtccctctccagctctcctggagccctttcaggccctggcaggagctctgagctcttcctggatccttttcctctccaggtgagTACCCcaagctctcccagcctggatccctgggagctgaggggctacagccctggagcagctccgtggcctcctctgggactctccagcagct is part of the Cinclus cinclus chromosome 4, bCinCin1.1, whole genome shotgun sequence genome and encodes:
- the LOC134043302 gene encoding uncharacterized protein LOC134043302, producing MGAAPGGAHVRPRPLNSAGPGRAGTTGPGPAALAMATDAEPGRRRRCCCAQDTPDAPKVLDSCGDSDGPHRGSLCDRHCAAINNVQGDLGDLGCHLHRPHVPPATSTPSCCQQHLEEACESCVVKTTLTAENAVEANKLSNNYKFGFKKWKGHVTARPWEDRSEIVKELYSDLNVIRGCGGSTLTYGNVLYLLLFGWWLSLLYVLVAAVMFVTVMGAPYGWLCWDLAGYFLWPFGKVIQKVEVPKSYQTSEAGTGESSALLGGPTPCRWRPRCWLGTGYWHHASTAVWLCLGYPVLVLAHGLVCVTAWLLIVLIPVAKLSARTTSRVLLLPPERVLIRRLRMTEVPLEGEVILCCYCAANPYYYKYAVDGINVFAVNLLPLVLVTLVLGYVDSPNHLTGSAVKFTLALLSIMPLSYYIGMAIASISAQSNFAVGAVVNATFGSITELTFYITALIKGSREGNRCYAEVVKSALTGTLVGCVLFVPGLCMVIGGIRHQEQRFNSRSAGVSSALLFLSVGGVFAPTLFSKVYGKLVCGECHNVTQNPLGHYLCHNCHFDLMDDNGTLYYSHVQPLVYTVSILLPAAYLIGLFFTLKTHTHIYDIHISDCHMPGHHHSAVVHWSRWRALVILLLSTLCMSACADLATEHISPILTNSTISQYFVGVTVLAMVPELPEIVNGIQFALQNNLSLSIEIGNCIAVQVCMLQIPILVLFTIFYPTNFTLVFSDLHVYASMFSVVLMNYIFMDGKCDYFQGTVLVMVYFILLAVYFFAPSPSGC